One genomic region from Burkholderia latens encodes:
- a CDS encoding lactate utilization protein B: MQVQSMHFKARAGQKLADQRLQQNLKKLSTKFVSARADAMTAIDFPATRAALKARRNRALENLDVWLDAFEREATRRGTTVLYAETTADAARLVADIARRHDVKKVIKTKSMVSEEMRLNAVLAEMGVQSIETDLGEYILQINDNEPPSHIIAPVVHKDKDEIADLFARTHQRERLTEIPDMTREAREVLRPHFLSADMGVTGGNFVIAETGSVAIVTNEGNEGMCTVMPRVHVAVTGIEKVLPTLEDLATAMRLLPRSATGQKTSNYFSLLTGPRGPGDEDGPEHNYVVLVDGGRTGLLGGEFQEMLRCIRCGACMNHCPVYQKVGGHAYGWVYPGPMGSVLTPSYVGVDHALDLPQAATLCGECDSVCPAGIPLSHLLRTLREKQVERHLRPWRERAALAAWGFFARRPMLYALTTKLAVRILERLGGSGGTLRRLPMMGGWMDTRDMPTPTGRTFRELYAASQTHLG; the protein is encoded by the coding sequence ATGCAAGTCCAATCGATGCATTTCAAGGCGCGTGCCGGCCAGAAGCTCGCCGACCAGCGTCTGCAGCAGAACCTGAAGAAACTGTCGACGAAGTTCGTGTCAGCACGTGCGGACGCGATGACGGCGATCGACTTCCCGGCGACGCGCGCCGCGCTCAAGGCGCGCCGCAATCGTGCGCTGGAAAACCTCGATGTATGGCTCGACGCTTTCGAGCGCGAGGCGACGCGGCGCGGCACGACGGTGCTGTATGCGGAAACGACGGCGGATGCCGCGCGGCTCGTCGCCGATATCGCTCGGCGCCACGACGTGAAGAAGGTCATCAAGACGAAGTCGATGGTCTCGGAGGAAATGCGCCTGAACGCGGTGCTGGCCGAAATGGGCGTGCAGTCGATCGAGACGGACCTCGGCGAATACATTCTGCAGATCAACGACAACGAGCCGCCGAGCCACATCATTGCGCCCGTCGTCCACAAGGACAAGGACGAGATCGCCGACCTGTTCGCGCGCACGCACCAGCGCGAGCGGCTGACCGAGATTCCGGACATGACGCGCGAGGCGCGCGAGGTGCTGCGTCCGCATTTTCTGTCGGCCGACATGGGTGTGACGGGCGGCAACTTCGTCATCGCCGAGACGGGCTCGGTTGCGATCGTCACGAACGAAGGTAACGAAGGGATGTGCACGGTGATGCCGCGCGTGCATGTCGCCGTGACGGGCATCGAGAAGGTGCTGCCGACGCTCGAGGATCTCGCGACCGCGATGCGCCTGCTGCCGCGCTCCGCGACCGGGCAGAAGACGTCGAACTACTTTTCGCTCCTCACCGGCCCGCGCGGCCCGGGCGACGAAGACGGGCCCGAGCACAACTACGTGGTGCTCGTCGACGGCGGCCGCACGGGCCTGCTCGGCGGCGAGTTCCAGGAGATGCTGCGCTGCATCCGCTGCGGCGCGTGCATGAACCATTGCCCCGTGTACCAGAAGGTCGGCGGCCACGCATACGGATGGGTCTATCCGGGCCCGATGGGATCGGTGTTGACGCCCAGTTACGTCGGCGTCGATCACGCGCTCGACCTGCCGCAGGCCGCGACGCTGTGCGGCGAGTGCGACAGCGTGTGCCCGGCCGGGATCCCGCTGTCGCACCTGCTGCGCACGCTGCGCGAGAAGCAGGTCGAGCGGCACCTGCGGCCGTGGCGCGAACGGGCCGCGCTTGCGGCCTGGGGCTTTTTCGCGCGCCGGCCGATGCTCTACGCGTTGACGACCAAACTCGCGGTGCGGATTCTCGAGCGGCTCGGCGGCAGCGGAGGCACGCTGCGGCGCCTGCCGATGATGGGCGGGTGGATGGACACGCGCGACATGCCGACCCCGACCGGCCGCACGTTCCGCGAACTGTACGCAGCATCGCAAACTCACCTCGGCTGA
- a CDS encoding (Fe-S)-binding protein produces the protein MRVGLFVTCLVDLMRPEIGFSALKLIRDAGYEVFVPPAQTCCGQPAYNSGDRALARDLAEKTLREFEQFDYVVAPSGSCGGMIRAHYGDLFRDDPELMGRYVRFQQKVYELTDFLANVAKVTLPPGEFAGPVTYHDSCSGLRELGVKAQPRALLAQRGVAVTEMKDCEHCCGFGGTFAVKYGGISAAIADEKCANVRASGAGAVVLGDLGCMLNIEGRLRRIGDRDTRVLHVAQVLAGDV, from the coding sequence ATGCGAGTCGGTTTGTTCGTGACCTGCCTGGTCGACCTGATGCGTCCGGAAATCGGCTTTTCGGCGCTGAAACTGATTCGCGATGCCGGCTACGAGGTATTCGTGCCGCCCGCGCAAACCTGCTGCGGCCAGCCGGCCTACAACTCGGGCGACCGCGCGCTCGCACGCGACCTCGCCGAAAAGACGCTGCGCGAGTTCGAGCAATTCGATTACGTCGTCGCGCCGTCGGGTTCGTGCGGCGGCATGATCCGCGCGCACTACGGCGACCTGTTCCGCGACGACCCCGAACTGATGGGGCGCTATGTGCGGTTCCAGCAGAAGGTCTACGAACTCACCGATTTCCTCGCGAACGTTGCAAAGGTCACGCTGCCGCCCGGCGAATTCGCCGGCCCCGTCACGTATCACGATTCCTGCTCCGGCCTGCGTGAGCTCGGCGTGAAGGCGCAGCCGCGCGCGCTGCTCGCGCAGCGCGGCGTTGCCGTCACCGAGATGAAGGACTGCGAGCACTGCTGCGGCTTCGGCGGCACGTTCGCGGTGAAGTACGGCGGCATTTCGGCGGCAATCGCCGACGAAAAATGCGCGAACGTGCGCGCGTCCGGCGCGGGTGCAGTCGTGCTCGGCGACCTCGGCTGCATGCTGAACATCGAAGGGCGGTTGCGCCGCATCGGCGACCGCGACACACGCGTGCTGCACGTTGCGCAGGTCCTGGCGGGCGACGTTTGA
- a CDS encoding IclR family transcriptional regulator, with translation MSQPAPDSKTSIQVIERMMRLLDALAAHSDPVSLKELAQRTDLHPSTAHRILNDMVTCRLVDRSDPGTYRLGMRLLELGNLVKARLSVRDAALMPMRELHRLTGQTVNLSVRQGDEIVYIERAYSERSGMQVVRAIGGRAPLHLTSVGKLFLAADETARVRAYATRTGLSGHTQNSITDIAKLERELTIVRQQSCARDNEELELGVRCIAAGIYDDSGKLVAGLSLSAPADRLQDAWLGQLSRTALTISESLGYRPAPEKDTEGLQRHA, from the coding sequence ATGAGCCAACCCGCCCCGGATTCCAAAACATCGATCCAGGTGATCGAACGCATGATGCGGCTGCTGGACGCGCTCGCCGCGCACAGCGACCCCGTCAGCCTGAAGGAACTTGCGCAGCGCACGGATCTCCATCCGTCGACCGCGCACCGCATCCTCAACGACATGGTGACGTGCCGCCTCGTCGACCGCTCCGATCCCGGCACCTACCGGCTCGGCATGCGGCTGCTCGAGCTCGGCAACCTCGTGAAGGCGCGCCTGTCGGTGCGCGACGCAGCGTTGATGCCGATGCGCGAACTGCACCGCCTCACCGGGCAGACGGTGAATCTGTCGGTGCGCCAGGGCGACGAAATCGTCTATATCGAACGCGCTTATTCGGAGCGTTCGGGGATGCAGGTTGTCCGCGCGATCGGCGGACGTGCGCCGCTGCACCTGACGTCGGTCGGCAAGCTGTTTCTCGCGGCCGACGAAACGGCGCGCGTGCGTGCGTATGCGACGCGCACCGGGCTGTCCGGACATACCCAGAACAGCATCACCGACATCGCGAAGCTCGAGCGCGAACTGACGATCGTGCGCCAGCAATCGTGTGCACGCGACAACGAGGAGCTGGAGCTCGGCGTGCGCTGCATCGCCGCCGGCATCTACGACGACTCGGGCAAGCTCGTCGCGGGCCTGTCGCTGTCGGCGCCGGCCGACCGGCTGCAGGACGCATGGCTCGGCCAGCTGAGCCGCACCGCACTGACCATCTCGGAATCGCTCGGCTACCGCCCCGCCCCCGAAAAAGACACGGAAGGGCTGCAACGGCACGCGTGA
- the pbpG gene encoding D-alanyl-D-alanine endopeptidase, which produces MKAESFSPRRLLQSMTLGTAVSVAVALLATAVPADAVAATAKTHQAAKKAASASSAKKKTAKAASANVASADGPRASRKRVTLASNVHGHRGAVRKVAFQPRRPTVGQAFGLHDTPDALALRSSVAYVVDQNTGEPLFDKNSHAVVPIASISKLMTAMVVLDSKAPMTDQLEVTDEDRDYEKGTGSRLSVGSVLSREDMLHIALMASENRAAAALSRYYPGGRPAFIAAMNAKAKALGMNDTHFENSTGLSSSNVSSARDLVKMVNAAYQYPLIRQFSTDRTYDVYTGKRNLVYNSTNALIRGNGSWDIGLQKTGFINEAGECLVMQATIHGRPMVMVLLDSFGKYSRFADAARLRNWLDAGGGERLTAANTANGGT; this is translated from the coding sequence ATGAAAGCCGAATCGTTTTCACCACGCAGATTGTTGCAGAGCATGACGCTCGGCACGGCTGTGTCGGTCGCCGTCGCGTTGCTCGCGACCGCCGTGCCCGCTGACGCAGTTGCCGCCACTGCGAAGACCCACCAGGCCGCCAAGAAAGCCGCTTCCGCTTCGTCCGCGAAGAAGAAGACCGCGAAAGCCGCCTCCGCCAACGTCGCGTCGGCCGATGGGCCTCGGGCATCGCGCAAGCGCGTGACGCTCGCGTCGAACGTGCACGGCCATCGCGGTGCGGTGCGCAAGGTTGCGTTCCAGCCGCGCCGCCCGACGGTCGGCCAGGCCTTCGGCCTGCACGACACGCCTGACGCGCTCGCGCTGCGCTCGAGCGTCGCATACGTCGTCGACCAGAATACCGGCGAGCCGCTGTTCGACAAGAATTCGCACGCGGTCGTGCCGATCGCGTCGATCTCGAAGCTGATGACGGCGATGGTCGTGCTCGACTCGAAGGCGCCGATGACCGATCAGCTCGAAGTCACCGACGAGGACCGCGATTACGAAAAGGGCACGGGCTCGCGCCTGTCGGTCGGCTCGGTCCTGTCGCGCGAGGACATGCTGCACATCGCGCTGATGGCCTCGGAAAACCGCGCGGCGGCCGCGCTGTCGCGGTACTACCCGGGCGGGCGTCCGGCGTTCATCGCGGCGATGAACGCGAAGGCGAAGGCGCTGGGCATGAACGACACGCACTTCGAGAATTCGACGGGTCTGTCGAGCTCGAACGTGTCGAGCGCGCGCGACCTCGTGAAGATGGTCAATGCGGCGTACCAGTACCCGCTGATTCGCCAGTTCTCGACTGATCGTACCTACGATGTCTATACCGGCAAGCGTAACCTCGTCTACAACAGCACGAATGCGCTGATTCGCGGCAACGGCTCGTGGGACATCGGTCTGCAGAAGACGGGCTTCATCAACGAGGCGGGTGAATGTCTCGTGATGCAGGCGACGATCCATGGCCGGCCGATGGTGATGGTGCTGCTGGATTCGTTCGGCAAGTATTCGCGCTTTGCCGACGCGGCGCGCCTGCGCAACTGGCTGGATGCCGGCGGCGGCGAGCGGCTGACGGCGGCCAACACCGCGAACGGCGGCACCTGA
- a CDS encoding phasin family protein: protein MSLLTPEQIAAAQKANLESLFGLTTKAFEGVEKLIELNLQVVKSTLTESQENAQRLLSVKDAQELIALQASLSQPVAEKVLSYSRHLYEIASSTQAEFAKVAEAQFEEQNKKVQALVDNVAKNAPAGSETAVAALKSALNAANTTYETVQKAAKQAVEIAETNFNAAAAVATKAATAAASRRTTSKPAA, encoded by the coding sequence ATGTCCTTGCTGACCCCCGAGCAAATCGCCGCCGCACAGAAAGCCAACCTCGAGAGCCTGTTCGGTCTGACGACCAAGGCGTTCGAAGGCGTCGAAAAGCTGATCGAACTGAATCTGCAGGTCGTGAAGTCGACGCTGACGGAAAGCCAGGAAAACGCGCAGCGTCTGCTGTCGGTGAAAGATGCGCAGGAGCTGATCGCGCTGCAGGCAAGCCTGTCGCAGCCGGTCGCGGAAAAGGTGCTGTCGTACAGCCGTCACCTGTACGAAATCGCGTCGTCGACGCAAGCGGAGTTCGCGAAGGTCGCCGAAGCTCAGTTCGAAGAGCAGAACAAGAAGGTCCAGGCGCTCGTGGACAACGTCGCGAAGAACGCGCCGGCCGGTTCGGAAACGGCTGTCGCCGCGCTGAAGTCGGCGCTGAACGCCGCGAACACGACGTACGAAACGGTCCAGAAGGCTGCGAAGCAAGCGGTCGAGATCGCGGAAACGAACTTCAACGCGGCTGCCGCTGTCGCGACGAAGGCCGCGACGGCCGCTGCCTCGCGCCGTACGACGAGCAAGCCGGCCGCGTAA
- the lpdA gene encoding dihydrolipoyl dehydrogenase, with amino-acid sequence MSLIEVKVPDIGDFSGVDVIEVNVKPGDVIEKEQTLITLESDKASMEVPSDVAGTVKEIKIKAGDKVSQGTVIAIVEASAGAAAPAKAPEPAKAAAPAPAPAPAAPAAAPQAGSYGGAADIECDMLVLGAGPGGYSAAFRAADLGMKTVLVERYSTLGGVCLNVGCIPSKALLHTSLVVEEAAALASHGITFGKPQVDLDKLRDFKGGVVKKLTTGLAGMAKARKVEVVTGVGAFVDPYHMEVQGENGKKVVKFKQAIIAAGSQAVKLPFMPEDPRVVDSTGALELRQLPKRMLVIGGGIIGLEMATVYSTLGAEIDVVEMMDGLMMGADRDLVKVWEKYNAKRFGNVMLKTKTVGAEAKEDGIYVKFEGEKAPAEAQRYDLVLVAVGRSPNGKKIGADKAGVAVTDRGFIEVDKQMRTNVPHIFAIGDIVGQPMLAHKAVHEGHVAAEAAHGEKAYFDALQIPSVAYTDPEVAWAGKTEDQCKAEGIKYGKAVFPWAASGRAIANGRDEGFTKLIFDEETHRVIGGGIVGLNAGDLISEVCLAVEMGADAEDIGKTIHPHPTLGESVGMAAELYEGVCTDLPPQRKK; translated from the coding sequence ATGAGTCTCATCGAAGTCAAGGTTCCGGATATCGGCGATTTCAGCGGCGTCGATGTCATCGAAGTCAACGTCAAACCCGGCGACGTGATCGAAAAAGAGCAAACGCTCATCACGCTCGAATCCGATAAAGCCTCCATGGAAGTGCCCAGCGACGTCGCCGGCACCGTGAAGGAAATCAAGATCAAGGCCGGCGACAAAGTCTCGCAAGGCACGGTCATCGCCATCGTCGAAGCATCGGCAGGCGCTGCCGCACCCGCGAAGGCACCGGAGCCCGCGAAGGCCGCAGCACCGGCTCCGGCCCCTGCGCCCGCCGCTCCGGCGGCCGCGCCGCAAGCCGGCAGCTACGGCGGTGCCGCCGACATCGAGTGCGACATGCTCGTGCTCGGCGCCGGCCCCGGCGGCTACTCGGCCGCGTTCCGCGCCGCCGACCTCGGCATGAAGACGGTGCTGGTCGAGCGCTATTCGACGCTCGGCGGCGTGTGCCTGAACGTCGGCTGCATCCCGTCGAAGGCACTGCTGCATACGTCGCTCGTCGTCGAGGAAGCGGCGGCGCTTGCTTCGCACGGCATCACGTTCGGCAAGCCGCAAGTCGATCTCGACAAGCTGCGCGACTTCAAGGGCGGCGTCGTCAAGAAGCTGACGACGGGCCTCGCCGGCATGGCCAAGGCACGCAAGGTCGAAGTGGTCACCGGCGTCGGCGCATTCGTCGATCCGTACCACATGGAAGTGCAGGGCGAAAACGGCAAGAAGGTCGTCAAGTTCAAACAGGCGATCATCGCCGCCGGCTCGCAAGCGGTGAAGTTGCCGTTCATGCCCGAAGATCCGCGCGTCGTCGACTCGACGGGCGCACTCGAACTGCGCCAGTTGCCTAAGCGCATGCTCGTGATCGGCGGCGGCATCATCGGCCTCGAAATGGCAACGGTCTACTCGACGCTCGGCGCCGAGATCGACGTCGTCGAAATGATGGACGGCCTGATGATGGGCGCCGATCGCGATCTCGTGAAGGTCTGGGAAAAGTACAACGCGAAGCGGTTCGGCAACGTGATGCTGAAGACCAAGACGGTCGGCGCGGAAGCGAAGGAAGACGGCATCTACGTGAAGTTCGAGGGCGAGAAGGCGCCGGCGGAAGCGCAGCGCTACGACCTCGTGCTCGTCGCGGTGGGCCGTAGCCCGAACGGCAAGAAGATTGGTGCCGACAAGGCCGGCGTCGCCGTCACCGACCGCGGGTTCATCGAAGTCGACAAGCAGATGCGCACGAACGTCCCGCACATCTTCGCGATCGGCGACATCGTCGGCCAGCCGATGCTCGCGCACAAGGCCGTCCATGAAGGCCACGTCGCGGCGGAAGCCGCACACGGCGAGAAGGCGTACTTCGACGCGCTGCAGATCCCGTCGGTCGCGTACACCGATCCGGAAGTGGCGTGGGCTGGCAAGACGGAAGACCAGTGCAAGGCCGAAGGCATCAAATACGGCAAGGCCGTATTCCCGTGGGCCGCGTCGGGCCGCGCAATCGCAAACGGCCGCGACGAAGGCTTCACGAAGCTGATCTTCGACGAGGAAACCCATCGCGTGATCGGCGGCGGCATCGTCGGCCTGAACGCGGGCGACCTGATCAGCGAAGTGTGCCTCGCCGTCGAGATGGGCGCGGACGCGGAAGACATCGGCAAGACGATCCATCCGCACCCGACGCTCGGCGAATCGGTCGGCATGGCCGCCGAACTGTACGAGGGCGTCTGTACCGACCTGCCGCCGCAACGCAAGAAGTAA
- the aceF gene encoding dihydrolipoyllysine-residue acetyltransferase produces MSQAIEVKVPDIGDYKDVPVIEIGVKVGDTVEPEQSLVTLESDKATMDVPSPVGGVVKEIKVKVGDSVSEGSLIVLLEGSAAGQANGAAAPAAAPAPAAAPAPAAAPAAAPAASGGTLEVKVPDIGDYKDVPVIEIGVKVGDTVEKEQSLVTLESDKATMDVPSPAAGVVKDIKVKVGDSVSEGTLIVLLEAAGASAAAAPQASAPAPAAAAAAPAAAPAPAKAAPAPAPAAAAPAAAPSGEYRASHASPSVRKFARELGVEVARVQGTGPKGRITKEDITGFVKGVMTGQRAAPAAAAAPAGGGELNLLPWPKVDFSKFGPFEAKPLSRIKKISGANLHRNWVMIPHVTNNDEADITELEALRVQLNKEHEKAGVKFTMLAFVIKAVVAALKKFPTFNASLDGDNLVFKQYYHIGFAADTPNGLVVPVIRDADKKGLVDIAKEMAELSKAARDGKLKPDQMQGGCFSISSLGGIGGTHFTPIINAPEVAILGLSRGQMKPVWDGKQFVPRLTLPLSLSYDHRVIDGAEAARFNAYLGALLADFRRIIL; encoded by the coding sequence ATGAGTCAAGCGATCGAAGTGAAGGTGCCGGATATCGGCGATTACAAGGACGTGCCGGTGATCGAGATCGGCGTGAAGGTGGGCGATACGGTCGAGCCGGAGCAATCGCTCGTCACGCTCGAGTCGGACAAGGCGACGATGGACGTGCCGAGCCCGGTTGGCGGCGTGGTGAAGGAGATCAAGGTCAAGGTCGGCGACTCCGTGTCGGAAGGCTCGCTGATCGTGCTGCTCGAAGGCAGCGCAGCCGGCCAGGCGAACGGCGCGGCCGCGCCGGCCGCGGCGCCGGCACCTGCAGCAGCGCCGGCACCGGCCGCAGCGCCCGCGGCCGCACCTGCCGCATCCGGCGGTACGCTCGAAGTGAAGGTGCCCGACATCGGCGACTACAAGGATGTTCCGGTTATCGAAATCGGCGTGAAGGTGGGCGACACGGTCGAGAAGGAACAGTCGCTCGTCACGCTCGAGTCGGACAAGGCGACGATGGACGTGCCGAGCCCGGCCGCCGGCGTCGTGAAGGACATCAAGGTAAAGGTGGGCGATTCGGTGTCGGAAGGCACGCTGATCGTGCTGCTCGAAGCCGCCGGCGCATCGGCTGCGGCCGCACCGCAGGCGAGCGCACCGGCGCCCGCCGCAGCCGCTGCGGCGCCTGCCGCTGCACCGGCACCGGCGAAGGCCGCACCGGCTCCGGCACCGGCTGCCGCTGCACCGGCCGCTGCGCCGTCGGGCGAATACCGCGCCAGCCACGCATCGCCGTCGGTGCGCAAGTTCGCGCGCGAACTGGGCGTCGAAGTCGCGCGCGTGCAGGGTACCGGGCCGAAGGGCCGCATCACGAAGGAAGACATCACGGGCTTCGTGAAGGGCGTGATGACGGGCCAGCGCGCGGCGCCGGCTGCGGCAGCCGCGCCGGCAGGCGGCGGCGAACTGAACCTGCTGCCGTGGCCGAAGGTCGACTTCTCGAAGTTCGGCCCGTTCGAGGCGAAGCCGCTGTCGCGCATCAAGAAGATCTCGGGCGCGAACCTGCATCGCAACTGGGTGATGATCCCGCACGTCACGAACAACGACGAAGCGGACATCACCGAGCTCGAAGCGCTGCGCGTGCAGCTGAACAAGGAGCACGAGAAGGCGGGCGTGAAATTCACGATGCTCGCGTTCGTGATCAAGGCAGTCGTCGCCGCGCTGAAGAAATTCCCGACTTTCAACGCGAGCCTCGACGGCGACAACCTGGTGTTCAAGCAGTACTACCACATCGGGTTTGCCGCCGATACGCCGAACGGTCTCGTCGTGCCGGTGATCCGCGACGCGGACAAGAAGGGACTCGTCGACATCGCGAAGGAAATGGCCGAACTGTCGAAGGCTGCGCGCGACGGCAAGCTGAAGCCCGACCAGATGCAGGGTGGCTGCTTCTCGATTTCGTCGCTCGGCGGGATCGGCGGCACGCACTTCACGCCGATCATCAACGCGCCGGAAGTCGCCATCCTCGGGCTGTCGCGCGGTCAGATGAAACCGGTGTGGGACGGCAAGCAGTTCGTGCCGCGGTTGACGCTGCCGCTGTCGCTGTCGTATGACCATCGTGTCATCGATGGCGCGGAAGCCGCGCGGTTCAATGCGTATCTCGGCGCGTTGCTGGCCGATTTCCGCCGCATCATTCTTTGA